The following coding sequences lie in one Eleginops maclovinus isolate JMC-PN-2008 ecotype Puerto Natales chromosome 21, JC_Emac_rtc_rv5, whole genome shotgun sequence genomic window:
- the zcchc2 gene encoding zinc finger CCHC domain-containing protein 2 isoform X1, protein MLKMKLPMKTGEEGGDETAEDDSLDLSEHQHIPRAVPPSSVSDRLDESPRPSVYPFQLDKETVFEWFGLHLKPAKRIEFMCGLLHMCQPLELRYLGSYLEDLAKKDYHVLRDFEFRANSPGDLGVLTDVIDPVVRSKLLVCLSLLGSDSRECAGILFRILSHVDPALLYKKYDYSLPPFTDPNHHSFHPPCQDGNVYGRSEETCGFSTNETAAGLLEQLALLFAMASLHPAFHFHQREIVRDQLDKIELAIAEEERRQSQLRINSQITKLTSQKVDYLPSPALGLGDCTAAHPPCQSRRSSRWATQREAVHIEGIVLRGITRTRVDKEYNFEVKWSDSSSSSVTKTHLELENFLLKQLPKDQSTESFEKSILRLLSQGERNESREVENNLREKFLSAPPVFRQTRKVCSFFNCDSSYSTKPTCCRCNCQLAKAYQGDCSDASSQEEDLELYAQGHKKKHGAKSPCPGGRGPQGDGWRGGHAAELNGPSERRKSCTLRSSQDADQDSEKRSHPVTKAKTRGLPADRDKLKGKGATFVANGRLVAAQRKGVYGGSGPDTFGETSSESYSSPSSPQRRGPESLDSEDDNIKDAGSHSDDSSKGPGPDMFFTLQTDPSVGGELSSVHPLSSNNHQAQAGPLCPETSTEIPPFSFMRSLPYVIPNGAADSAQPLAPLPPSQSIVPDVIPTSGTVMMPLVPQAVLGPGIVGDPEKRDVLPTFGITPIGLHPSGGPALQPLVQRFKTAMLPSHGATDGATGSCSTPAAPLASHQAPIRAIRVMSPGPTSFASPLQQPLLCQDPAGVSPGLASTLTHVDTSHAKLPGLTLPSGLPSPYTLPPVPTSVMPTAPAAPGIAPSSGHIQAVPPAVPTHTPGPALSPSPALTLSMAHSDSTSYSYNSASCGSASVTPGNPITLQHAQQQQLPPHQPSPPQQQQQQQQQQQQQQQHQQQQQHQQQQQQQQHQQQQHQHQHQQQQQHAMGCGTCGCHNNCGSRGSLSNNNSVTMPPGCQAPLFFPHQMAAARQVFSVPSPVFQLTSLCSNSYLTQAQPPHQANGATPLPPFFSTAPPPAHPSPYGPLHTHSHSHADVPSHMLGTAAAANYNLQQQMAPTAAFFQRLYQHMYPNPLGMLPATALGGGGVNKKSGSVSCYNCGVSGHYAQDCNQPSIDSTQQGGFRLKYAASHISEALDNAD, encoded by the exons ATGCTGAAAATGAAGCTACCGATGAAAACGGGCGAGGAAGGAGGCGACGAAACTGCCGAAGACGATTCATTGGATCTATCGGAGCACCAACATATTCCCAGGGCGGTACCTCCGTCTTCGGTGTCCGACCGTCTGGATGAGTCGCCCAGACCTAGTGTGTATCCATTCCAGCTGGACAAGGAGACTGTTTTTGAGTGGTTTGGCCTACATCTAAAACCTGCTAAGCGGATCGAGTTCATGTGCGGACTGCTACATATGTGCCAACCCCTGGAGCTCCGCTATTTGGGATCTTACTTAGAGGATCTTGCAAAGAAAGACTATCATGTTTTAAGAGACTTTGAGTTTCGGGCTAACAGTCCAGGCGACTTGGGAGTTTTAACAGACGTTATAGATCCAGTCGTTAGGTCCAAACTCCTAGTATGCCTGTCCCTCCTCGGGTCTGACAGCAGGGAATGCGCTGGAATACTCTTTCGGATACTGAGCCATGTAGATCCGGCCCTgttatacaaaaaatatgacTACTCCCTTCCTCCTTTCACCGACCCTAACCATCACTCGTTCCATCCACCGTGTCAGGATGGGAATGTGTACGGGCGGTCAGAGGAGACCTGCGGATTCTCCACTAATGAAACAGCGGCAGGACTTCTGGAGCAGTTGGCGCTGCTTTTTGCCATGGCGTCTCTCCATCCAGCGTTCCACTTCCACCAACGGGAGATCGTCCGGGACCAGCTTGACAAAATAGAGCTCGCCATTGCCGAGGAGGAGAGACGTCAAAGTCAGCTCAGAATAAACTCCCAGATAACG AAGCTGACGAGTCAGAAGGTGGATTACCTGCCTTCCCCAGCACTGGGTTTGGGGGATTGTACTGCTGCCCATCCTCCCTGCCAGAGCCGTCGCTCCAGCCGCTGGGCAACACAAAGAGAAG CGGTGCATATCGAGGGAATTGTGCTCAGGGGCATCACTCGGACCAGAGTAGACAAGGAATACAACTTTGAA GTCAAGTGGTCTGACTCTTCTTCTAGTAGTGTGACCAAAACCCATCTGGAACTGGAGAATTTCCTTCTCAAG CAGCTCCCTAAGGATCAGAGTACTGAGTCTTTTGAGAAAAGCATCCTGAGACTTCTGAGCCAGGGGGAGCGGAACGAGAGCAGAGAAGTAGAGAACAACCTCAG GGAAAAGTTCCTGTCTGCGCCTCCAGTCTTCAGACAGACCAGGAAGGTGTGCAGCTTCTTCAACTGTGACTCCAGTTACTCTACAAAACCTACCTGCTGCAGAT GTAACTGCCAGTTGGCTAAGGCCTACCAAGGAGACTGTTCTGATGCCTCCAGTCAGGAGGAAG ATCTAGAATTGTATGCTCAGGGACACAAGAAAAAGCACGGGGCCAAAAGTCCATGTCCAGG CGGCCGGGGCCCTCAAGGGGATGGTTGGAGGGGGGGCCACGCTGCAGAGCTCAATGGTccatcagagaggaggaagagctgcACTCTGAGAAGCAGCCAGGACGCCGACCAG GACAGCGAGAAGAGAAGCCACCCAGTGACGAAAGCAAAGACCAGAGGCCTGCCCGCAGACAG GGATAAGCTGAAGGGAAAAGGAGCTACCTTTGTAGCCAACGGTAGATTGGTAGCAGCTCAGAGGAAAGGTGTGT ATGGAGGTTCTGGTCCAGATACATTCGGTGAAACATCATCAGAAAGTTACAGCTCTCCATCCAGCCCTCAACGCCGAGGACCAGAGAGCCTGGATAGTGAGGATGACAACATcaaag aTGCAGGCAGCCACTCTGATGACTCTAGCAAAGGGCCGGGCCCTGACATGTTCTTCACCCTCCAGACCGATCCCTCTGTGGGTGGGGAGCTCTCCTCTGTCCACCCTCTGTCTTCCAACAACCACCAGGCCCAGGCAGGGCCCCTCTGCCCAGAGACCAGCACAGAGATCCCCCCTTTCTCCTTCATGCGTTCCCTGCCCTATGTGATCCCTAATGGAGCTGCTGACTCTGCACAGCCACTGGCCCCTCTTCCTCCCAGCCAAAGCATCGTCCCTGATGTGATTCCCACGTCTGGGACTGTGATGATGCCCCTAGTGCCTCAAGCTGTTCTAGGCCCTGGGATTGTAGGAGACCCAGAGAAGAGGGACGTGCTCCCAACCTTTGGGATCACCCCTATTGGCCTCCACCCTTCAGGAGGTCCTGCTCTGCAACCTCTGGTCCAGAGGTTCAAAACAGCTATGCTTCCCAGCCATGGTGCCACGGATGGAGCTACAGGGAGTTGTTCTACTCCTGCTGCCCCACTTGCTTCACACCAGGCTCCTATAAGAGCCATTAGAGTCATGTCTCCTGGCCCAACATCCTTTGcctcccctctgcagcagcctctgctCTGCCAAGACCCGGCCGGTGTCAGCCCCGGCCTGGCCTCCACTCTGACACATGTGGACACTTCACATGCCAAGCTCCCCGGCTTAACCTTACCTTCTGGCCTGCCTTCTCCCTACACCCTGCCCCCTGTCCCCACCTCTGTCATGCCTACCGCACCTGCAGCCCCTGGAATAGCTCCATCCTCTGGACACATACAAGCTGTTCCTCCAGCTGTGCCCACCCACACCCCTGGGCCCGCTCTGAGTCCCAGCCCAGCGCTCACTCTCAGCATGGCTCACAGCGACAGTACATCCTACAGCTACAACAGTGCTTCCTGTGGGAGTGCCTCTGTTACCCCTGGAAACCCCATTACTCTTCAGCACGCCCAGCAGCAACAGTTGCCCCCCCATCAACCATCCCCCcctcaacagcagcagcaacaacaacagcagcagcaacaacaacagcagcaccaacaacaacagcagcaccaacaacaacaacagcaacaacaacatcagcaacaacaacatcaacatcaacatcaacagcagcagcagcatgcaaTGGGCTGTGGGACCTGTGGCTGTCACAACAACTGCGGTAGCCGAGGCAGCCTCAGTAACAACAACAGTGTCACTATGCCCCCTGGTTGCCAAGCACCCCTATTCTTCCCCCACCAGATGGCGGCAGCACGACAGGTGTTCAGCGTCCCATCACCTGTCTTTCAGCTCACAAGCCTGTGCAGCAACAGTTACCTCACCCAGGCCCAGCCCCCCCACCAAGCAAACGGTGCCACCCCCCTGCCCCCCTTCTTCTCCACCGCTCCACCTCCTGCACACCCGTCCCCATACGGTCCCTTGCACACTCACTCCCACAGCCACGCAGACGTGCCATCACACATGCTGGGCACCGCCGCTGCTGCAAACTACAACCTCCAACAGCAGATGGCTCCAACAGCAGCTTTTTTCCAGCGTTTATACCAGCACATGTACCCAAATCCCCTGGGGATGCTGCCTGCTACAGCGCTGGGCGGAGGTGGAGTCAATAAGAAAAGCGGCAGTGTGTCCTGTTATAACTGTGGTGTGAGTGGCCACTACGCTCAGGACTGCAACCAGCCCTCCATAGACTCCACACAGCAAG GTGGCTTCCGGTTAAAGTATGCAGCCtcccacatttcagaagcacTTGACAATGCCGACTGA
- the zcchc2 gene encoding zinc finger CCHC domain-containing protein 2 isoform X3 — translation MLKMKLPMKTGEEGGDETAEDDSLDLSEHQHIPRAVPPSSVSDRLDESPRPSVYPFQLDKETVFEWFGLHLKPAKRIEFMCGLLHMCQPLELRYLGSYLEDLAKKDYHVLRDFEFRANSPGDLGVLTDVIDPVVRSKLLVCLSLLGSDSRECAGILFRILSHVDPALLYKKYDYSLPPFTDPNHHSFHPPCQDGNVYGRSEETCGFSTNETAAGLLEQLALLFAMASLHPAFHFHQREIVRDQLDKIELAIAEEERRQSQLRINSQITKLTSQKVDYLPSPALGLGDCTAAHPPCQSRRSSRWATQREAVHIEGIVLRGITRTRVDKEYNFEVKWSDSSSSSVTKTHLELENFLLKQLPKDQSTESFEKSILRLLSQGERNESREVENNLREKFLSAPPVFRQTRKVCSFFNCDSSYSTKPTCCRCNCQLAKAYQGDCSDASSQEEDLELYAQGHKKKHGAKSPCPGGRGPQGDGWRGGHAAELNGPSERRKSCTLRSSQDADQDSEKRSHPVTKAKTRGLPADRDKLKGKGATFVANGRLVAAQRKDGGSGPDTFGETSSESYSSPSSPQRRGPESLDSEDDNIKDAGSHSDDSSKGPGPDMFFTLQTDPSVGGELSSVHPLSSNNHQAQAGPLCPETSTEIPPFSFMRSLPYVIPNGAADSAQPLAPLPPSQSIVPDVIPTSGTVMMPLVPQAVLGPGIVGDPEKRDVLPTFGITPIGLHPSGGPALQPLVQRFKTAMLPSHGATDGATGSCSTPAAPLASHQAPIRAIRVMSPGPTSFASPLQQPLLCQDPAGVSPGLASTLTHVDTSHAKLPGLTLPSGLPSPYTLPPVPTSVMPTAPAAPGIAPSSGHIQAVPPAVPTHTPGPALSPSPALTLSMAHSDSTSYSYNSASCGSASVTPGNPITLQHAQQQQLPPHQPSPPQQQQQQQQQQQQQQQHQQQQQHQQQQQQQQHQQQQHQHQHQQQQQHAMGCGTCGCHNNCGSRGSLSNNNSVTMPPGCQAPLFFPHQMAAARQVFSVPSPVFQLTSLCSNSYLTQAQPPHQANGATPLPPFFSTAPPPAHPSPYGPLHTHSHSHADVPSHMLGTAAAANYNLQQQMAPTAAFFQRLYQHMYPNPLGMLPATALGGGGVNKKSGSVSCYNCGVSGHYAQDCNQPSIDSTQQGGFRLKYAASHISEALDNAD, via the exons ATGCTGAAAATGAAGCTACCGATGAAAACGGGCGAGGAAGGAGGCGACGAAACTGCCGAAGACGATTCATTGGATCTATCGGAGCACCAACATATTCCCAGGGCGGTACCTCCGTCTTCGGTGTCCGACCGTCTGGATGAGTCGCCCAGACCTAGTGTGTATCCATTCCAGCTGGACAAGGAGACTGTTTTTGAGTGGTTTGGCCTACATCTAAAACCTGCTAAGCGGATCGAGTTCATGTGCGGACTGCTACATATGTGCCAACCCCTGGAGCTCCGCTATTTGGGATCTTACTTAGAGGATCTTGCAAAGAAAGACTATCATGTTTTAAGAGACTTTGAGTTTCGGGCTAACAGTCCAGGCGACTTGGGAGTTTTAACAGACGTTATAGATCCAGTCGTTAGGTCCAAACTCCTAGTATGCCTGTCCCTCCTCGGGTCTGACAGCAGGGAATGCGCTGGAATACTCTTTCGGATACTGAGCCATGTAGATCCGGCCCTgttatacaaaaaatatgacTACTCCCTTCCTCCTTTCACCGACCCTAACCATCACTCGTTCCATCCACCGTGTCAGGATGGGAATGTGTACGGGCGGTCAGAGGAGACCTGCGGATTCTCCACTAATGAAACAGCGGCAGGACTTCTGGAGCAGTTGGCGCTGCTTTTTGCCATGGCGTCTCTCCATCCAGCGTTCCACTTCCACCAACGGGAGATCGTCCGGGACCAGCTTGACAAAATAGAGCTCGCCATTGCCGAGGAGGAGAGACGTCAAAGTCAGCTCAGAATAAACTCCCAGATAACG AAGCTGACGAGTCAGAAGGTGGATTACCTGCCTTCCCCAGCACTGGGTTTGGGGGATTGTACTGCTGCCCATCCTCCCTGCCAGAGCCGTCGCTCCAGCCGCTGGGCAACACAAAGAGAAG CGGTGCATATCGAGGGAATTGTGCTCAGGGGCATCACTCGGACCAGAGTAGACAAGGAATACAACTTTGAA GTCAAGTGGTCTGACTCTTCTTCTAGTAGTGTGACCAAAACCCATCTGGAACTGGAGAATTTCCTTCTCAAG CAGCTCCCTAAGGATCAGAGTACTGAGTCTTTTGAGAAAAGCATCCTGAGACTTCTGAGCCAGGGGGAGCGGAACGAGAGCAGAGAAGTAGAGAACAACCTCAG GGAAAAGTTCCTGTCTGCGCCTCCAGTCTTCAGACAGACCAGGAAGGTGTGCAGCTTCTTCAACTGTGACTCCAGTTACTCTACAAAACCTACCTGCTGCAGAT GTAACTGCCAGTTGGCTAAGGCCTACCAAGGAGACTGTTCTGATGCCTCCAGTCAGGAGGAAG ATCTAGAATTGTATGCTCAGGGACACAAGAAAAAGCACGGGGCCAAAAGTCCATGTCCAGG CGGCCGGGGCCCTCAAGGGGATGGTTGGAGGGGGGGCCACGCTGCAGAGCTCAATGGTccatcagagaggaggaagagctgcACTCTGAGAAGCAGCCAGGACGCCGACCAG GACAGCGAGAAGAGAAGCCACCCAGTGACGAAAGCAAAGACCAGAGGCCTGCCCGCAGACAG GGATAAGCTGAAGGGAAAAGGAGCTACCTTTGTAGCCAACGGTAGATTGGTAGCAGCTCAGAGGAAAG ATGGAGGTTCTGGTCCAGATACATTCGGTGAAACATCATCAGAAAGTTACAGCTCTCCATCCAGCCCTCAACGCCGAGGACCAGAGAGCCTGGATAGTGAGGATGACAACATcaaag aTGCAGGCAGCCACTCTGATGACTCTAGCAAAGGGCCGGGCCCTGACATGTTCTTCACCCTCCAGACCGATCCCTCTGTGGGTGGGGAGCTCTCCTCTGTCCACCCTCTGTCTTCCAACAACCACCAGGCCCAGGCAGGGCCCCTCTGCCCAGAGACCAGCACAGAGATCCCCCCTTTCTCCTTCATGCGTTCCCTGCCCTATGTGATCCCTAATGGAGCTGCTGACTCTGCACAGCCACTGGCCCCTCTTCCTCCCAGCCAAAGCATCGTCCCTGATGTGATTCCCACGTCTGGGACTGTGATGATGCCCCTAGTGCCTCAAGCTGTTCTAGGCCCTGGGATTGTAGGAGACCCAGAGAAGAGGGACGTGCTCCCAACCTTTGGGATCACCCCTATTGGCCTCCACCCTTCAGGAGGTCCTGCTCTGCAACCTCTGGTCCAGAGGTTCAAAACAGCTATGCTTCCCAGCCATGGTGCCACGGATGGAGCTACAGGGAGTTGTTCTACTCCTGCTGCCCCACTTGCTTCACACCAGGCTCCTATAAGAGCCATTAGAGTCATGTCTCCTGGCCCAACATCCTTTGcctcccctctgcagcagcctctgctCTGCCAAGACCCGGCCGGTGTCAGCCCCGGCCTGGCCTCCACTCTGACACATGTGGACACTTCACATGCCAAGCTCCCCGGCTTAACCTTACCTTCTGGCCTGCCTTCTCCCTACACCCTGCCCCCTGTCCCCACCTCTGTCATGCCTACCGCACCTGCAGCCCCTGGAATAGCTCCATCCTCTGGACACATACAAGCTGTTCCTCCAGCTGTGCCCACCCACACCCCTGGGCCCGCTCTGAGTCCCAGCCCAGCGCTCACTCTCAGCATGGCTCACAGCGACAGTACATCCTACAGCTACAACAGTGCTTCCTGTGGGAGTGCCTCTGTTACCCCTGGAAACCCCATTACTCTTCAGCACGCCCAGCAGCAACAGTTGCCCCCCCATCAACCATCCCCCcctcaacagcagcagcaacaacaacagcagcagcaacaacaacagcagcaccaacaacaacagcagcaccaacaacaacaacagcaacaacaacatcagcaacaacaacatcaacatcaacatcaacagcagcagcagcatgcaaTGGGCTGTGGGACCTGTGGCTGTCACAACAACTGCGGTAGCCGAGGCAGCCTCAGTAACAACAACAGTGTCACTATGCCCCCTGGTTGCCAAGCACCCCTATTCTTCCCCCACCAGATGGCGGCAGCACGACAGGTGTTCAGCGTCCCATCACCTGTCTTTCAGCTCACAAGCCTGTGCAGCAACAGTTACCTCACCCAGGCCCAGCCCCCCCACCAAGCAAACGGTGCCACCCCCCTGCCCCCCTTCTTCTCCACCGCTCCACCTCCTGCACACCCGTCCCCATACGGTCCCTTGCACACTCACTCCCACAGCCACGCAGACGTGCCATCACACATGCTGGGCACCGCCGCTGCTGCAAACTACAACCTCCAACAGCAGATGGCTCCAACAGCAGCTTTTTTCCAGCGTTTATACCAGCACATGTACCCAAATCCCCTGGGGATGCTGCCTGCTACAGCGCTGGGCGGAGGTGGAGTCAATAAGAAAAGCGGCAGTGTGTCCTGTTATAACTGTGGTGTGAGTGGCCACTACGCTCAGGACTGCAACCAGCCCTCCATAGACTCCACACAGCAAG GTGGCTTCCGGTTAAAGTATGCAGCCtcccacatttcagaagcacTTGACAATGCCGACTGA
- the zcchc2 gene encoding zinc finger CCHC domain-containing protein 2 isoform X2, whose product MLKMKLPMKTGEEGGDETAEDDSLDLSEHQHIPRAVPPSSVSDRLDESPRPSVYPFQLDKETVFEWFGLHLKPAKRIEFMCGLLHMCQPLELRYLGSYLEDLAKKDYHVLRDFEFRANSPGDLGVLTDVIDPVVRSKLLVCLSLLGSDSRECAGILFRILSHVDPALLYKKYDYSLPPFTDPNHHSFHPPCQDGNVYGRSEETCGFSTNETAAGLLEQLALLFAMASLHPAFHFHQREIVRDQLDKIELAIAEEERRQSQLRINSQITKLTSQKVDYLPSPALGLGDCTAAHPPCQSRRSSRWATQREAVHIEGIVLRGITRTRVDKEYNFEVKWSDSSSSSVTKTHLELENFLLKLPKDQSTESFEKSILRLLSQGERNESREVENNLREKFLSAPPVFRQTRKVCSFFNCDSSYSTKPTCCRCNCQLAKAYQGDCSDASSQEEDLELYAQGHKKKHGAKSPCPGGRGPQGDGWRGGHAAELNGPSERRKSCTLRSSQDADQDSEKRSHPVTKAKTRGLPADRDKLKGKGATFVANGRLVAAQRKGVYGGSGPDTFGETSSESYSSPSSPQRRGPESLDSEDDNIKDAGSHSDDSSKGPGPDMFFTLQTDPSVGGELSSVHPLSSNNHQAQAGPLCPETSTEIPPFSFMRSLPYVIPNGAADSAQPLAPLPPSQSIVPDVIPTSGTVMMPLVPQAVLGPGIVGDPEKRDVLPTFGITPIGLHPSGGPALQPLVQRFKTAMLPSHGATDGATGSCSTPAAPLASHQAPIRAIRVMSPGPTSFASPLQQPLLCQDPAGVSPGLASTLTHVDTSHAKLPGLTLPSGLPSPYTLPPVPTSVMPTAPAAPGIAPSSGHIQAVPPAVPTHTPGPALSPSPALTLSMAHSDSTSYSYNSASCGSASVTPGNPITLQHAQQQQLPPHQPSPPQQQQQQQQQQQQQQQHQQQQQHQQQQQQQQHQQQQHQHQHQQQQQHAMGCGTCGCHNNCGSRGSLSNNNSVTMPPGCQAPLFFPHQMAAARQVFSVPSPVFQLTSLCSNSYLTQAQPPHQANGATPLPPFFSTAPPPAHPSPYGPLHTHSHSHADVPSHMLGTAAAANYNLQQQMAPTAAFFQRLYQHMYPNPLGMLPATALGGGGVNKKSGSVSCYNCGVSGHYAQDCNQPSIDSTQQGGFRLKYAASHISEALDNAD is encoded by the exons ATGCTGAAAATGAAGCTACCGATGAAAACGGGCGAGGAAGGAGGCGACGAAACTGCCGAAGACGATTCATTGGATCTATCGGAGCACCAACATATTCCCAGGGCGGTACCTCCGTCTTCGGTGTCCGACCGTCTGGATGAGTCGCCCAGACCTAGTGTGTATCCATTCCAGCTGGACAAGGAGACTGTTTTTGAGTGGTTTGGCCTACATCTAAAACCTGCTAAGCGGATCGAGTTCATGTGCGGACTGCTACATATGTGCCAACCCCTGGAGCTCCGCTATTTGGGATCTTACTTAGAGGATCTTGCAAAGAAAGACTATCATGTTTTAAGAGACTTTGAGTTTCGGGCTAACAGTCCAGGCGACTTGGGAGTTTTAACAGACGTTATAGATCCAGTCGTTAGGTCCAAACTCCTAGTATGCCTGTCCCTCCTCGGGTCTGACAGCAGGGAATGCGCTGGAATACTCTTTCGGATACTGAGCCATGTAGATCCGGCCCTgttatacaaaaaatatgacTACTCCCTTCCTCCTTTCACCGACCCTAACCATCACTCGTTCCATCCACCGTGTCAGGATGGGAATGTGTACGGGCGGTCAGAGGAGACCTGCGGATTCTCCACTAATGAAACAGCGGCAGGACTTCTGGAGCAGTTGGCGCTGCTTTTTGCCATGGCGTCTCTCCATCCAGCGTTCCACTTCCACCAACGGGAGATCGTCCGGGACCAGCTTGACAAAATAGAGCTCGCCATTGCCGAGGAGGAGAGACGTCAAAGTCAGCTCAGAATAAACTCCCAGATAACG AAGCTGACGAGTCAGAAGGTGGATTACCTGCCTTCCCCAGCACTGGGTTTGGGGGATTGTACTGCTGCCCATCCTCCCTGCCAGAGCCGTCGCTCCAGCCGCTGGGCAACACAAAGAGAAG CGGTGCATATCGAGGGAATTGTGCTCAGGGGCATCACTCGGACCAGAGTAGACAAGGAATACAACTTTGAA GTCAAGTGGTCTGACTCTTCTTCTAGTAGTGTGACCAAAACCCATCTGGAACTGGAGAATTTCCTTCTCAAG CTCCCTAAGGATCAGAGTACTGAGTCTTTTGAGAAAAGCATCCTGAGACTTCTGAGCCAGGGGGAGCGGAACGAGAGCAGAGAAGTAGAGAACAACCTCAG GGAAAAGTTCCTGTCTGCGCCTCCAGTCTTCAGACAGACCAGGAAGGTGTGCAGCTTCTTCAACTGTGACTCCAGTTACTCTACAAAACCTACCTGCTGCAGAT GTAACTGCCAGTTGGCTAAGGCCTACCAAGGAGACTGTTCTGATGCCTCCAGTCAGGAGGAAG ATCTAGAATTGTATGCTCAGGGACACAAGAAAAAGCACGGGGCCAAAAGTCCATGTCCAGG CGGCCGGGGCCCTCAAGGGGATGGTTGGAGGGGGGGCCACGCTGCAGAGCTCAATGGTccatcagagaggaggaagagctgcACTCTGAGAAGCAGCCAGGACGCCGACCAG GACAGCGAGAAGAGAAGCCACCCAGTGACGAAAGCAAAGACCAGAGGCCTGCCCGCAGACAG GGATAAGCTGAAGGGAAAAGGAGCTACCTTTGTAGCCAACGGTAGATTGGTAGCAGCTCAGAGGAAAGGTGTGT ATGGAGGTTCTGGTCCAGATACATTCGGTGAAACATCATCAGAAAGTTACAGCTCTCCATCCAGCCCTCAACGCCGAGGACCAGAGAGCCTGGATAGTGAGGATGACAACATcaaag aTGCAGGCAGCCACTCTGATGACTCTAGCAAAGGGCCGGGCCCTGACATGTTCTTCACCCTCCAGACCGATCCCTCTGTGGGTGGGGAGCTCTCCTCTGTCCACCCTCTGTCTTCCAACAACCACCAGGCCCAGGCAGGGCCCCTCTGCCCAGAGACCAGCACAGAGATCCCCCCTTTCTCCTTCATGCGTTCCCTGCCCTATGTGATCCCTAATGGAGCTGCTGACTCTGCACAGCCACTGGCCCCTCTTCCTCCCAGCCAAAGCATCGTCCCTGATGTGATTCCCACGTCTGGGACTGTGATGATGCCCCTAGTGCCTCAAGCTGTTCTAGGCCCTGGGATTGTAGGAGACCCAGAGAAGAGGGACGTGCTCCCAACCTTTGGGATCACCCCTATTGGCCTCCACCCTTCAGGAGGTCCTGCTCTGCAACCTCTGGTCCAGAGGTTCAAAACAGCTATGCTTCCCAGCCATGGTGCCACGGATGGAGCTACAGGGAGTTGTTCTACTCCTGCTGCCCCACTTGCTTCACACCAGGCTCCTATAAGAGCCATTAGAGTCATGTCTCCTGGCCCAACATCCTTTGcctcccctctgcagcagcctctgctCTGCCAAGACCCGGCCGGTGTCAGCCCCGGCCTGGCCTCCACTCTGACACATGTGGACACTTCACATGCCAAGCTCCCCGGCTTAACCTTACCTTCTGGCCTGCCTTCTCCCTACACCCTGCCCCCTGTCCCCACCTCTGTCATGCCTACCGCACCTGCAGCCCCTGGAATAGCTCCATCCTCTGGACACATACAAGCTGTTCCTCCAGCTGTGCCCACCCACACCCCTGGGCCCGCTCTGAGTCCCAGCCCAGCGCTCACTCTCAGCATGGCTCACAGCGACAGTACATCCTACAGCTACAACAGTGCTTCCTGTGGGAGTGCCTCTGTTACCCCTGGAAACCCCATTACTCTTCAGCACGCCCAGCAGCAACAGTTGCCCCCCCATCAACCATCCCCCcctcaacagcagcagcaacaacaacagcagcagcaacaacaacagcagcaccaacaacaacagcagcaccaacaacaacaacagcaacaacaacatcagcaacaacaacatcaacatcaacatcaacagcagcagcagcatgcaaTGGGCTGTGGGACCTGTGGCTGTCACAACAACTGCGGTAGCCGAGGCAGCCTCAGTAACAACAACAGTGTCACTATGCCCCCTGGTTGCCAAGCACCCCTATTCTTCCCCCACCAGATGGCGGCAGCACGACAGGTGTTCAGCGTCCCATCACCTGTCTTTCAGCTCACAAGCCTGTGCAGCAACAGTTACCTCACCCAGGCCCAGCCCCCCCACCAAGCAAACGGTGCCACCCCCCTGCCCCCCTTCTTCTCCACCGCTCCACCTCCTGCACACCCGTCCCCATACGGTCCCTTGCACACTCACTCCCACAGCCACGCAGACGTGCCATCACACATGCTGGGCACCGCCGCTGCTGCAAACTACAACCTCCAACAGCAGATGGCTCCAACAGCAGCTTTTTTCCAGCGTTTATACCAGCACATGTACCCAAATCCCCTGGGGATGCTGCCTGCTACAGCGCTGGGCGGAGGTGGAGTCAATAAGAAAAGCGGCAGTGTGTCCTGTTATAACTGTGGTGTGAGTGGCCACTACGCTCAGGACTGCAACCAGCCCTCCATAGACTCCACACAGCAAG GTGGCTTCCGGTTAAAGTATGCAGCCtcccacatttcagaagcacTTGACAATGCCGACTGA